One window of the Amycolatopsis mediterranei genome contains the following:
- a CDS encoding glycoside hydrolase family 2: MEFDRRTALVIGTVGAAGAGLSALNVPPPGGAGAAPAVPVTQTMLLTGADADHTVDWEFQVTAGRRAGEWATIPTPSNWECHGFGSYHYGGDLVPTEKGHYRHSFTPPASWAGRRIFLVFEAAMTDADVRVNGVSAGPVHQGGFYRFRYDVTALLRLGEANLLEVTVSKESADNSVNDAERRGDFWNFGGIFRPVSLQAYPAAGIDRVAIEARADGTFAAQVTLAGVSAAARLTAQLRRLDGTAVGGAFSVAVGSGATSATLSTTAAQPRLWTAETPNLHQLELTLASATGVPLHSVVERFGFRTVEVRTGDGIYVNGKRIVLKGANRHTFWPTSGRASSPRLARLDIGLMKDMNMNAVRMSHYPPDAYFLDLCDELGLYVLDELTGWQHHYDEGVGAPLVEALVERDVNHPSILFWDNGNEGGWNTALDDDFGRYDPQRRAVLHPWTTFSGVDTSHYQTYSSTASKVAGATIFMPTEFLHGLYDGGAGAGLNDYWKLMGGAQRSAGGFIWALVDESVVRDDRGGVLDTNGSRAPDGILGPYREKEGSFFTIKDIWSPVQPANPAYYDSVFPASFDKTVKLVNRYDFTNLRTCRFGWQLLAFPAPGGGSGHRVLAQGEAGAPDVAPGATGAVTLGLPADWTGADALRLSVTDPTGRDVAGWTWRIRKAPDFAAGLVKPATTGSVTAAETAADVTLVAGGTRVTIGKADGRLTGVRRGSTPVSLANGPAPAGGTATLTGFSHFRDGTGWVVQADYSGDLTSVRWRLDANGWLRLEYRYRATGDHDHLGVNFDYPEANVRGLTWLGDGPYRVYKNRLRGVQPDVWHKPYNDTATGASGFAYPEFKGYHARTCWAVLDTTEGAVTVVAAEEGLFLRLFTPAVGPDPQNAVVTYPAGGISLLDGIAPIGNKFHGVAALGPESRPNTATGDYHRTVYFRFDA, from the coding sequence GTGGAATTCGATCGTCGCACGGCGTTGGTCATCGGCACGGTGGGTGCGGCCGGCGCGGGGCTGTCCGCGCTCAACGTCCCGCCGCCGGGCGGAGCCGGTGCGGCGCCTGCCGTTCCGGTGACTCAGACCATGCTCCTGACCGGGGCCGACGCCGACCACACCGTCGACTGGGAGTTCCAGGTGACGGCCGGGCGGCGCGCGGGGGAGTGGGCCACGATCCCGACGCCGTCGAACTGGGAGTGCCACGGCTTCGGCAGTTACCACTACGGCGGCGACCTCGTCCCGACGGAGAAGGGCCACTACCGCCACTCGTTCACGCCGCCGGCGTCGTGGGCCGGGCGGCGGATCTTCCTGGTGTTCGAGGCGGCCATGACCGACGCCGACGTGCGGGTCAACGGGGTCTCGGCGGGGCCGGTGCACCAGGGCGGCTTCTACCGCTTCCGCTACGACGTGACGGCTTTGCTGCGGCTCGGCGAGGCGAATCTGCTCGAGGTGACCGTCAGCAAGGAATCGGCGGACAATTCGGTGAACGACGCCGAGCGCCGCGGTGACTTCTGGAACTTCGGCGGGATCTTCCGGCCGGTGTCGCTGCAGGCGTACCCGGCCGCCGGGATCGACCGCGTCGCGATCGAAGCCCGCGCGGACGGGACCTTCGCCGCCCAGGTCACGCTCGCCGGGGTGAGCGCGGCGGCCCGGCTGACCGCGCAGCTGCGCCGGCTCGACGGTACGGCCGTCGGCGGCGCCTTCTCGGTCGCCGTCGGGAGCGGCGCGACCAGTGCGACCCTGAGCACCACCGCGGCCCAGCCCCGGTTGTGGACGGCCGAAACGCCGAACCTCCACCAGCTCGAGCTGACGCTCGCGAGCGCCACCGGCGTGCCACTGCACAGCGTCGTCGAGCGCTTCGGGTTCCGCACGGTCGAAGTCCGGACCGGCGACGGCATCTACGTCAACGGGAAGCGAATCGTCCTCAAAGGAGCGAACCGGCACACGTTCTGGCCGACCTCCGGCCGGGCCTCGAGCCCGCGCCTGGCCCGGCTGGACATCGGGCTGATGAAGGACATGAACATGAACGCCGTCCGGATGTCGCACTACCCGCCGGACGCGTACTTCCTCGACCTCTGCGACGAGCTCGGGCTCTACGTCCTGGACGAACTGACCGGCTGGCAGCACCACTACGACGAGGGCGTCGGGGCGCCGCTGGTCGAGGCGCTGGTGGAACGCGACGTCAACCACCCGTCGATCCTGTTCTGGGACAACGGGAACGAAGGCGGCTGGAACACGGCGCTGGACGACGACTTCGGCCGGTACGACCCCCAGCGGCGGGCGGTGCTGCACCCGTGGACGACGTTCAGCGGCGTCGACACGAGTCATTACCAGACCTACAGCAGCACCGCGAGCAAGGTCGCCGGCGCCACGATCTTCATGCCGACCGAGTTCCTGCACGGCCTCTACGACGGCGGCGCCGGAGCCGGGTTGAACGACTACTGGAAACTGATGGGCGGGGCGCAGCGCTCGGCGGGTGGGTTCATCTGGGCGCTCGTCGACGAAAGCGTCGTGCGTGACGACCGTGGCGGGGTGCTTGACACCAACGGCAGCCGCGCTCCCGACGGCATTCTCGGGCCGTACCGGGAGAAAGAAGGCAGCTTCTTCACGATCAAGGACATCTGGTCACCGGTCCAGCCGGCCAATCCCGCTTACTACGACTCGGTCTTTCCGGCGTCGTTCGACAAGACGGTGAAGCTCGTCAACCGGTACGACTTCACGAACCTCCGGACGTGCCGGTTCGGCTGGCAGCTGCTGGCGTTCCCCGCACCCGGCGGGGGATCCGGTCACCGGGTGCTCGCCCAAGGCGAGGCGGGCGCGCCGGATGTCGCGCCGGGGGCCACCGGCGCGGTGACGCTCGGCCTGCCCGCCGACTGGACCGGCGCCGACGCGCTGCGGCTGAGCGTGACCGATCCGACCGGCCGGGACGTCGCGGGCTGGACGTGGCGCATCCGCAAGGCGCCGGACTTCGCGGCCGGCCTGGTCAAGCCGGCGACCACGGGCAGCGTCACCGCGGCCGAGACGGCCGCCGACGTCACGCTCGTCGCCGGGGGCACCCGGGTCACCATCGGCAAGGCCGACGGGCGGCTGACCGGCGTGCGCCGCGGCAGCACGCCGGTGTCGCTGGCCAACGGCCCCGCCCCGGCCGGCGGGACGGCCACGCTCACCGGGTTCAGCCACTTCCGCGACGGCACCGGCTGGGTCGTGCAGGCCGACTACAGCGGCGACCTGACGTCGGTGCGCTGGCGCTTGGACGCCAACGGCTGGTTGCGGCTGGAGTACCGCTACCGCGCCACCGGCGACCACGACCACCTCGGCGTGAACTTCGACTACCCGGAGGCGAACGTCCGGGGCCTGACCTGGCTCGGGGACGGGCCGTACCGCGTCTACAAGAACCGGCTGCGCGGGGTGCAGCCCGACGTCTGGCACAAGCCGTACAACGACACCGCGACCGGGGCGAGCGGGTTCGCCTACCCGGAGTTCAAGGGCTACCACGCGCGGACCTGCTGGGCGGTGCTGGACACCACCGAAGGCGCGGTTACGGTGGTCGCCGCGGAGGAGGGCTTGTTCCTGCGGTTGTTCACCCCGGCGGTGGGCCCGGACCCGCAAAACGCCGTGGTCACCTACCCGGCCGGGGGAATCTCGCTCCTCGACGGCATCGCGCCGATCGGCAACAAGTTCCACGGCGTCGCGGCGCTGGGCCCGGAGAGCCGCCCGAACACGGCCACCGGCGACTACCACCGCACCGTGTATTTCCGCTTCGACGCGTGA
- a CDS encoding PQQ-dependent sugar dehydrogenase: protein MFPSSSRRWSRLRVVTAVIAAVAAVTAVVPAATAAAAGSTVTGVASGRCLDVVGNSTAAKTRVNIYDCNGHANQAWTFTAAGELRVYDPAMCLDVAGASTTSPAEAQIYPCNGGANQKWRINADGTITGVQSGLCLDVTGAGTANSTLVGLYTCTGGDNQKWRTSLGDTQPPSVPGNPRVSDLVCDAVTFSWDASTDNVGVAFYDIYHDGQSMKSVSGTTLSTSLTVVAGAAWGLYVNARDAAGNVSQAGATVSIKPPPCQPDDQAPSAPTNLTAAASGTTVTLNWAAATDNIGVRAYDVYRGGAKVGAVTGTATAPPATTFVDSGLAANTSYSYYVVARDAQANVSPPSTSTTVTTGAACGASVCAVTQIATDTDIPWGLVTLPDGTILYTRRDAHDIVHLNPATGAKTSVGTVPGVDNTDGEGGLLGLAVSPGFAGDHWLYLMHTSPSDNRIVRIKLENDQLGTEQVLLTGLLRNKYHNGGRLRFGPDGKLYATTGDAQNGDNAQNKASLNGKVLRLNPDGSVPSDNPFGTYVWSYGHRNPQGLAFDSQGRLWEQEFGNSIMDETNLITKGGNYGWPACEGTSGTCGTAGFIAPKRTYPTADGSCSGIAIVRDVLYVACERGTRMYREVISGSDLTDVQAYFNGTYGRLRTVEPAPDGGLWLTTTNNGDKDSIPDNSNEKIFHVTLGG, encoded by the coding sequence ATGTTCCCCTCGAGCTCCCGTCGGTGGTCGCGCCTGCGGGTCGTGACCGCGGTGATCGCCGCCGTCGCCGCGGTGACGGCGGTCGTGCCCGCTGCCACCGCGGCGGCTGCCGGGTCCACGGTGACCGGCGTGGCGTCCGGACGGTGCCTCGACGTCGTCGGCAACAGCACCGCGGCCAAGACGCGCGTCAACATCTACGACTGCAACGGCCATGCCAACCAGGCTTGGACGTTCACGGCGGCGGGCGAGCTGCGGGTCTACGACCCCGCGATGTGCCTCGACGTCGCCGGCGCGAGCACCACATCCCCGGCCGAGGCGCAGATCTACCCCTGCAACGGCGGCGCCAACCAGAAGTGGCGGATCAACGCCGACGGCACCATCACCGGCGTGCAGTCGGGCCTCTGCCTGGACGTCACCGGGGCGGGCACCGCGAACAGCACCCTGGTCGGGCTGTACACGTGCACCGGGGGAGACAACCAGAAGTGGCGGACCTCCCTCGGTGACACCCAGCCGCCGAGCGTGCCGGGCAACCCGCGGGTGAGCGACCTGGTCTGCGACGCGGTGACGTTCTCGTGGGACGCCTCCACCGACAACGTGGGCGTGGCGTTCTACGACATCTACCACGACGGCCAGTCGATGAAGTCGGTGAGCGGGACCACCCTGTCGACGAGCCTCACCGTCGTCGCCGGCGCGGCCTGGGGCCTCTACGTCAACGCGCGCGACGCCGCGGGCAACGTCTCCCAGGCCGGCGCCACGGTCTCGATCAAGCCCCCGCCGTGCCAGCCGGACGATCAGGCGCCGAGCGCACCCACGAACCTGACCGCCGCCGCCTCCGGCACCACGGTGACCCTGAACTGGGCCGCGGCCACGGACAACATCGGCGTCCGGGCCTACGACGTCTACCGCGGCGGGGCCAAGGTCGGCGCCGTCACCGGGACCGCCACCGCGCCGCCCGCGACCACCTTCGTCGACAGCGGGCTGGCGGCGAACACGAGCTACTCGTACTACGTCGTCGCGCGGGACGCCCAGGCGAACGTCTCGCCGCCCAGCACGTCCACGACCGTGACGACCGGCGCGGCCTGCGGTGCCTCCGTGTGCGCGGTGACGCAGATCGCGACCGACACGGACATCCCGTGGGGTCTGGTGACGCTGCCGGACGGCACGATCCTCTACACCCGGCGCGACGCCCACGACATCGTCCACCTGAACCCGGCCACCGGGGCCAAGACCAGCGTCGGCACGGTTCCGGGGGTCGACAACACCGACGGGGAGGGCGGCCTGCTCGGCCTGGCCGTTTCGCCCGGGTTCGCCGGTGACCACTGGCTCTACTTGATGCACACTTCGCCGTCCGACAACCGGATCGTGCGGATCAAGCTGGAGAACGACCAGCTCGGGACCGAGCAGGTACTGCTCACCGGGTTGCTGCGCAACAAGTACCACAACGGCGGGCGGCTGCGCTTCGGGCCCGACGGCAAGCTCTACGCCACCACCGGCGACGCCCAGAACGGCGACAACGCGCAGAACAAAGCGAGTCTGAACGGCAAGGTCCTCCGGTTGAACCCGGACGGCAGCGTGCCCTCGGACAACCCGTTCGGCACCTACGTGTGGAGCTACGGCCACCGCAACCCGCAGGGGCTCGCGTTCGACTCCCAAGGGCGGTTGTGGGAACAGGAGTTCGGCAACTCGATCATGGACGAGACCAACCTGATCACCAAGGGCGGCAACTACGGCTGGCCGGCGTGTGAAGGCACCTCCGGGACGTGCGGCACCGCGGGCTTCATCGCGCCGAAGCGGACCTACCCCACGGCGGACGGTTCCTGCTCCGGCATCGCCATCGTCCGCGACGTGCTCTACGTCGCCTGCGAACGCGGGACCCGGATGTACCGGGAGGTGATCAGCGGCAGCGACCTGACCGACGTCCAGGCGTACTTCAACGGCACGTACGGACGGCTGCGCACGGTGGAACCCGCACCCGACGGCGGCCTGTGGCTGACGACCACCAACAACGGCGACAAGGACAGCATTCCCGACAACAGCAACGAGAAGATCTTCCACGTCACCCTCGGCGGATAA